From Verrucomicrobiota bacterium, a single genomic window includes:
- a CDS encoding PTS sugar transporter subunit IIA encodes MPGSRAYLTAERAVRLKANTKAEALDELIDLIAAAPQVHDRNTLWRGIHDRESIMSTGIGVEIAVPHTKLISVEDFVIAVGIAPGGIEWDAIDGKPVRIVVMIAGPTNRQEDYLRLLSRVVLLLKNPSHRQRLQVTESAGEIAQFFHRVG; translated from the coding sequence ATGCCCGGCTCAAGAGCATACCTGACGGCCGAGCGCGCGGTGCGCTTGAAGGCGAACACGAAGGCCGAGGCGCTCGACGAGCTCATTGACCTGATCGCCGCCGCGCCCCAGGTCCACGACCGCAATACGCTCTGGCGCGGCATCCATGACCGCGAGTCGATCATGAGCACCGGCATTGGTGTCGAGATCGCTGTGCCGCACACCAAGCTCATCTCGGTGGAGGACTTCGTCATCGCCGTGGGCATCGCCCCGGGCGGCATCGAGTGGGACGCCATCGACGGCAAGCCGGTCAGGATTGTCGTAATGATCGCCGGCCCGACCAATCGCCAGGAGGACTACCTGCGCCTCCTGTCGCGCGTCGTCCTGCTGCTCAAGAACCCAAGTCACCGACAGAGACTGCAGGTCACCGAGTCAGCCGGCGAGATCGCCCAGTTCTTCCACCGTGTCGGCTGA